One stretch of Streptomyces sp. MMBL 11-1 DNA includes these proteins:
- a CDS encoding nucleotidyltransferase domain-containing protein, producing MGRADRQLRLIAEAVEVAGALGVAVWLRGGWAMDFFLGKITRDHEDVDWFAWTDDAGVLAEGLLRHGCQPVPGPPPELQLDFAKDGLDNSFTLLDRDTAGRVVVAGGPWAGAPWPEGMLDAGPGRIGGLQCAIVSPQAQIEIKRMMPIWDPSRPRRTKDAEDIARLEAALRTRG from the coding sequence ATGGGACGTGCTGATCGGCAGCTCCGCCTGATCGCTGAGGCCGTGGAGGTCGCTGGGGCTCTTGGGGTCGCGGTGTGGCTTCGCGGTGGATGGGCCATGGATTTCTTCCTCGGCAAGATCACGCGAGACCACGAAGACGTCGACTGGTTCGCTTGGACGGACGATGCAGGGGTCCTGGCGGAAGGCTTGCTGCGGCACGGCTGTCAACCGGTCCCAGGGCCGCCGCCTGAGCTGCAGCTCGATTTCGCCAAGGACGGTCTGGACAACAGCTTTACGCTCCTGGACCGGGATACGGCCGGCCGTGTGGTGGTTGCCGGGGGCCCCTGGGCCGGTGCGCCCTGGCCTGAGGGAATGCTCGATGCCGGGCCAGGCCGTATCGGTGGTCTGCAATGTGCGATCGTCAGTCCGCAGGCCCAGATCGAAATCAAACGGATGATGCCCATCTGGGACCCCTCCCGACCTCGACGGACCAAGGACGCCGAGGACATCGCCCGGCTGGAGGCGGCCCTCCGCACACGCGGCTAG
- a CDS encoding ATP-binding protein, producing MTSTSDDFGKLLRTLRLRAALSQERLAHAAGVSVRTLAYLESGHTTGPQCRTVHALARALGLNPDETLSFEAAAAPGRLRPGSATGPAAPGILSLPRNTGDFTARRDALATLAALADSAPSTGASVAVVSGTAGLGKTAFAVHAAHRLAPRYPDGQYWLDLRGMEAEPVRPGEALVRLLTALGVSGRSLPRGVDDRAGLLRSLAAARRLLLVLDNAADESQVRPLLPGSGTSLTLITSRSSLAGLEAVHRVDLPLLRREEAVELLTRIVGPGRVAREAQAARDLTDRCGRLPLALRIVGQRLATRTQDSLAKIAAQLDREERRLDLLQAGDLKVRASFTLSYQQLAPVSRLLLRRCALAAGCDVSPESAALLTGIPLRDAEFRLDELCDRGLLQPQPDAQRYRFHDLLKIFATEQLTAEDDAATREAALDRTARWMLSRATAAALHFDAERHSTPAGDPDPATAPVGRDRARAWLEAEREQWLASLHHARATGRHRLVVDTAAAMHWFSDLTQHWAQWVDVFQYAVDAARALGSRREEATHLNYLAWAHSICAHSPPAALEAADAALVAARACGDLLQTGWALGYGAGALRRLGRTDEAISRLHASLACHRDNLTIQGRLAEMSTLNALGETLCHNGRAEEALVHHLNVLEICRLDHPGLSPELLAAYQAMALSHLGNAYAALGRWQEAEPPLQQALTAFQQTGSPARSGPVQLELGRVLRHLNRTEEAHTALTAALHTLTTHHHPLQTEASAQLTALKHIPTAEPGPH from the coding sequence ATGACCAGTACGTCCGACGACTTCGGAAAGCTCCTGCGCACGCTGCGGCTGCGCGCAGCTCTAAGCCAGGAGCGGCTCGCTCACGCAGCGGGGGTGAGTGTGCGGACGCTGGCCTACCTGGAGAGCGGCCACACCACGGGGCCGCAGTGCCGTACCGTCCACGCCCTGGCCCGGGCCTTGGGACTGAACCCTGACGAAACCCTGTCCTTCGAGGCAGCCGCCGCCCCCGGCCGGCTCCGGCCCGGGTCGGCCACCGGCCCGGCCGCGCCCGGGATCCTCTCCCTGCCGCGGAACACCGGCGACTTCACCGCCCGCCGCGACGCCCTCGCCACCCTCGCTGCCCTGGCCGACTCCGCACCGTCCACCGGGGCCTCCGTGGCCGTTGTCTCGGGCACGGCCGGTCTTGGGAAGACGGCGTTTGCCGTCCATGCCGCGCATCGCCTTGCCCCTCGGTATCCCGACGGGCAGTACTGGCTCGACCTGCGCGGTATGGAAGCCGAGCCCGTCCGCCCGGGCGAAGCACTGGTGAGGCTGTTGACCGCGCTCGGAGTGTCCGGGCGGTCCCTGCCTCGTGGGGTGGACGACCGTGCCGGGCTGTTACGGAGTCTCGCTGCGGCCCGACGTCTCCTCCTCGTGCTCGACAACGCCGCCGATGAGTCCCAGGTTCGGCCCCTGCTCCCCGGATCCGGGACTTCGTTGACGCTCATCACCAGCAGGAGCAGCCTTGCCGGTCTGGAAGCCGTGCACCGGGTCGATTTGCCATTGCTGCGCCGTGAGGAAGCGGTAGAACTCCTCACTCGTATCGTCGGCCCGGGCCGGGTTGCACGCGAGGCCCAGGCCGCCCGAGACCTGACCGACCGGTGCGGTCGTCTGCCCCTGGCCCTGCGGATAGTAGGCCAGCGCCTCGCCACCCGCACCCAGGACTCCCTCGCCAAAATTGCCGCCCAGCTCGACCGTGAGGAGCGACGGCTCGACCTGCTGCAGGCGGGGGATCTGAAGGTCCGGGCCTCCTTCACCCTGTCCTATCAACAGCTCGCCCCCGTCTCCCGATTGCTGCTACGGCGCTGCGCGCTCGCAGCAGGCTGCGATGTGAGCCCCGAGAGCGCCGCCCTCCTCACCGGCATCCCGCTCCGTGACGCCGAGTTCCGCCTGGACGAACTCTGCGACCGCGGGCTTCTCCAGCCCCAACCCGACGCTCAGCGCTACCGCTTCCATGACCTCCTGAAGATCTTCGCCACCGAACAGCTGACCGCTGAGGACGACGCGGCGACCCGCGAAGCCGCCCTGGACCGCACCGCCCGCTGGATGCTGTCCCGAGCCACCGCCGCTGCCCTCCATTTCGACGCCGAACGGCACAGCACACCGGCCGGCGACCCCGACCCCGCCACCGCCCCGGTCGGCCGCGACCGGGCCCGAGCCTGGCTGGAAGCCGAACGGGAGCAGTGGCTCGCCTCCCTCCACCACGCTCGCGCCACCGGCCGGCACCGGCTGGTCGTCGACACCGCTGCGGCGATGCACTGGTTCTCCGACCTGACCCAGCACTGGGCTCAGTGGGTCGACGTCTTTCAGTACGCCGTTGATGCCGCGCGTGCCCTGGGCAGCCGGCGTGAGGAGGCGACTCACCTCAACTACCTCGCCTGGGCCCACAGCATCTGCGCTCACAGTCCTCCGGCTGCTCTGGAAGCCGCTGACGCCGCTCTTGTCGCTGCCCGTGCCTGCGGCGACCTGCTTCAGACCGGCTGGGCCCTGGGGTACGGGGCCGGGGCTCTGCGCCGCCTGGGCCGCACCGACGAAGCCATCAGCCGCCTGCACGCATCTCTCGCCTGCCACCGCGACAACCTCACTATTCAGGGGAGACTCGCCGAGATGAGCACCCTCAACGCCCTCGGTGAAACCCTCTGCCACAACGGCCGAGCCGAGGAAGCGCTCGTACACCACCTGAACGTTCTGGAGATCTGCCGTCTGGATCACCCGGGTCTTTCTCCTGAGTTGCTCGCTGCCTACCAGGCCATGGCCCTGTCACACCTTGGTAACGCCTACGCCGCGCTCGGCCGCTGGCAAGAAGCCGAACCTCCTCTGCAACAAGCGCTGACCGCCTTTCAACAGACGGGCTCTCCGGCACGCAGCGGCCCCGTCCAACTCGAACTCGGACGCGTCCTGCGCCACCTCAACCGCACAGAAGAAGCCCACACAGCCCTGACGGCCGCCCTCCACACCCTCACCACGCACCACCACCCCCTCCAGACCGAAGCCAGCGCCCAACTCACCGCCCTCAAACACATACCGACCGCCGAACCGGGCCCCCACTAA
- a CDS encoding trypsin-like serine protease produces MRLSRTTTAIGAALAIAFPLIPASNYSASAVESGLPASETPSQADRNTSHAKALMMRQAPILDAADEITELVKKDPVSGYNELTISVETNGYTLRWKGRPPENVTRVIASHRKKGLNVKVATARYTATELKKAIDAIAKSDVRINGAEIVSVGAGKDGNSLTVGIDVPDTAPRAAAQPLKTGEVIPSSLTRGIPVTLKADSVATPIGDERIGMPSSMQFGGQAIKTWGGARCTTGFTASSRGSVADYVITAEHCVTGTGQKWLTADESSLGTVSYTDTQHDAALIELDPRKSTGGGIVGGLPVRNSFQPVHHVHSAREVRAGQYVCVSGSLTGERCGVPVVEGYYWRQLNGVQRWTAVTGDSPWEYIAGKGDSGGPVYSYNVSGGVVGHGLMSATQYGTTCSNPFGGTRSACSNKLYFTSLPSALAMMPTGIFLN; encoded by the coding sequence ATGAGACTCTCCAGGACCACGACGGCGATCGGGGCGGCGCTGGCAATCGCCTTCCCGCTGATCCCGGCGAGCAACTATTCCGCCTCGGCTGTCGAAAGTGGACTCCCGGCCTCCGAGACACCCTCGCAGGCCGACAGGAATACTAGCCACGCAAAGGCGCTGATGATGCGTCAGGCGCCGATCCTGGACGCAGCGGACGAGATCACCGAACTGGTGAAGAAGGACCCGGTCAGCGGATACAACGAGCTGACGATCTCTGTGGAGACGAACGGCTACACACTCCGCTGGAAGGGGAGACCCCCCGAGAACGTCACCCGTGTCATCGCGTCACATCGGAAGAAGGGGCTGAACGTCAAGGTCGCCACCGCCCGCTACACCGCCACAGAACTGAAGAAGGCGATCGACGCGATCGCCAAGTCCGACGTCCGCATTAACGGTGCGGAAATCGTGAGCGTGGGAGCCGGGAAGGACGGGAACTCCCTCACCGTCGGAATCGACGTGCCCGACACAGCCCCCCGGGCCGCTGCGCAACCGCTCAAGACCGGCGAAGTCATCCCCTCGTCCCTGACACGAGGGATACCGGTCACCCTGAAGGCGGACAGCGTCGCCACTCCCATAGGCGATGAGCGCATCGGCATGCCATCAAGTATGCAATTCGGCGGACAGGCCATCAAAACATGGGGCGGCGCCAGATGCACGACCGGATTCACTGCCTCCTCCCGCGGATCCGTAGCAGACTACGTCATCACGGCGGAGCACTGCGTCACGGGAACCGGCCAGAAATGGCTAACCGCCGATGAAAGCTCTCTGGGAACCGTTTCCTACACGGATACACAGCACGATGCGGCGCTCATAGAACTTGACCCGAGAAAATCGACAGGGGGAGGCATCGTGGGGGGTCTGCCCGTCAGGAACTCGTTCCAACCTGTGCACCATGTGCACTCCGCGAGAGAAGTCCGCGCCGGCCAGTACGTCTGCGTCAGCGGATCGCTGACCGGAGAGCGATGCGGTGTTCCCGTTGTAGAGGGCTACTACTGGAGACAGCTCAACGGTGTGCAGAGGTGGACCGCAGTAACAGGTGACTCCCCCTGGGAGTACATCGCCGGCAAGGGGGACAGCGGCGGTCCCGTCTACAGCTACAACGTGTCCGGTGGGGTCGTTGGCCACGGCCTCATGTCCGCGACCCAGTATGGTACGACGTGCTCCAACCCGTTCGGCGGGACACGGTCAGCATGCTCGAACAAGCTGTACTTCACCAGCCTTCCCTCAGCACTGGCCATGATGCCGACAGGGATTTTTCTCAACTGA
- a CDS encoding TrkA C-terminal domain-containing protein, with protein sequence MLWATGVSGQRVAHLVRGRMLDYIEFEDDFAMVKTNPPADIIGLPLSHSAVRSRFGITVVAIKRPGEGFTYATAETVVAADDTIIVAGRTRATERFSELQ encoded by the coding sequence GTGCTGTGGGCCACCGGGGTCTCGGGCCAACGCGTCGCCCACCTGGTACGGGGACGCATGCTCGACTACATCGAATTCGAGGACGACTTCGCCATGGTCAAGACCAACCCGCCCGCCGACATCATCGGCCTCCCCCTGTCCCACAGCGCCGTCCGCTCCCGTTTCGGCATCACGGTCGTCGCCATCAAGCGCCCCGGCGAGGGCTTCACCTACGCCACCGCCGAAACGGTCGTGGCAGCGGACGACACCATCATCGTCGCCGGCCGCACCCGAGCAACCGAACGCTTCAGTGAGCTCCAGTAG
- a CDS encoding phosphotransferase family protein, which produces MDEVEVVVAHSERATLRVGDVFVKVDADQARTDVEVEAMSLAPVPTPEVLWREPPVLAIAALPGTTLGRLGGPSTGSSAAWAAAGAAIRKLHDAPLPPWAGRAGRDIVALAAELDEECESLVTSGLLPADLVARNRRVAEAALRPWPLAFTHGDLQIAHVFVEGDEVTGIIDWSEAGRGDALYDLATFTLGHEEHLDDVLAGYGTDIDLDVIHAWWSVRSLLAVRWLTEHGFDPFAPGCEVDVLRSRM; this is translated from the coding sequence ATGGATGAAGTGGAAGTCGTCGTCGCCCATTCCGAGCGCGCGACCCTGCGCGTCGGCGACGTGTTCGTGAAGGTGGACGCCGATCAGGCGCGCACCGATGTCGAGGTCGAGGCGATGTCCCTCGCGCCGGTCCCGACCCCGGAGGTCCTGTGGCGCGAGCCGCCCGTGCTCGCGATCGCCGCACTCCCGGGGACGACGCTGGGGCGCCTCGGCGGGCCGTCGACCGGGTCGTCGGCGGCGTGGGCCGCGGCGGGCGCCGCCATCCGGAAGCTGCACGACGCGCCGCTGCCGCCCTGGGCCGGCCGGGCCGGCCGGGACATCGTGGCGCTGGCGGCGGAGCTCGACGAGGAGTGCGAGTCGCTCGTGACCAGCGGCCTCCTGCCCGCTGACCTGGTCGCCCGCAACCGCCGGGTCGCCGAGGCCGCGCTCCGGCCGTGGCCTTTGGCGTTCACGCACGGCGACCTGCAGATCGCGCACGTCTTCGTCGAGGGCGACGAGGTCACGGGCATCATCGACTGGTCCGAGGCGGGCCGGGGTGATGCCCTGTACGACCTCGCCACCTTCACGCTCGGCCACGAGGAGCACCTCGACGACGTCCTCGCCGGCTATGGCACCGACATCGACCTCGACGTGATCCACGCGTGGTGGTCGGTGCGCAGCCTGCTCGCGGTTCGCTGGCTGACCGAGCACGGCTTCGACCCGTTCGCGCCGGGCTGCGAGGTCGACGTGCTGAGATCCCGGATGTGA
- a CDS encoding ABC transporter ATP-binding protein produces the protein MNAVAVIRNLRVEIDGRAIVDGVNLRVPPGRITALVGASGSGKTTTGLALLGEYPAGARVSGDVQVADGLVGYVPQQPGAVLNPARRAGALLRDIARRQVRALPRSERRAAARRRVLQALSSAQLPEGEPLLRRYPHQMSGGQQQRLVLAQALLLGAQVVVADEPTTGQDALTKRRVVDQLAAIARQGVSVVLLSHDLDVVRAVADDVLVMRDGRVVESGPAERLWVAPRHPWTRELLAPAPVLPDPVTAEGNGVLRIRRLTARHGRATVLRTVDELTLRTGECLAVVGRSGSGKTTLARCLAGLHRDHDGDILLDGAPLPRSLRARTREQLAAVQYVFQDARASFDEHRPVLDQVARTAVRLRGATSDAARTEALNTLAGLGLPDDLVRRRPALLSGGELQRAALARALLARPRVLICDEITSGLDTVTRRAVLDLLATLLRDRGDLALVLITHDLDTAALAGRIAVLEAGELVEHGTARQVLTTPRHPFTVSLTETAARLTAKARP, from the coding sequence GTGAACGCGGTCGCGGTCATCAGGAATCTGCGGGTCGAGATCGACGGCCGGGCGATCGTCGACGGAGTGAACCTCCGCGTGCCGCCCGGGAGGATCACCGCCCTCGTCGGAGCGTCCGGCAGCGGCAAGACCACCACGGGCCTCGCCCTGCTCGGTGAGTACCCGGCGGGCGCACGGGTCAGCGGCGACGTACAGGTGGCCGACGGCCTCGTCGGATACGTACCCCAGCAGCCGGGCGCCGTGCTCAACCCCGCGCGCCGGGCCGGCGCCCTGCTGCGGGACATCGCCCGGCGGCAGGTACGCGCCCTGCCCCGGTCCGAGCGCCGGGCCGCCGCCCGCCGACGCGTCCTCCAGGCGCTCTCCTCGGCTCAACTGCCGGAGGGGGAGCCACTGCTGCGGCGCTACCCGCATCAGATGTCGGGGGGCCAGCAGCAACGCCTCGTCCTGGCCCAGGCCTTGCTGCTCGGCGCCCAGGTCGTGGTGGCGGACGAGCCCACCACGGGCCAGGACGCGCTGACGAAGCGGCGCGTCGTCGACCAACTGGCGGCGATCGCCCGACAAGGCGTCTCCGTGGTCCTGCTCAGCCACGACCTCGACGTCGTACGGGCCGTCGCGGACGACGTCCTGGTCATGCGCGACGGCCGGGTGGTGGAGTCGGGCCCGGCGGAACGGCTGTGGGTCGCGCCGCGCCATCCATGGACGCGTGAGCTTCTCGCTCCCGCTCCCGTGCTGCCCGACCCCGTCACCGCGGAAGGCAACGGCGTCCTGCGCATACGCCGCCTCACCGCCCGGCACGGCAGGGCGACGGTGCTGCGCACCGTCGACGAACTGACCCTCCGCACCGGCGAATGCCTGGCCGTCGTGGGCCGCTCCGGCAGCGGCAAGACCACCCTCGCCCGCTGTCTGGCCGGTCTCCACCGGGACCACGACGGCGACATCCTCCTCGACGGCGCCCCGCTGCCCCGCAGCCTGCGCGCCCGGACCCGCGAACAACTGGCAGCGGTGCAGTACGTCTTCCAGGACGCGCGGGCCTCCTTCGACGAGCACCGGCCGGTGCTGGATCAGGTGGCACGCACAGCGGTACGGCTGCGCGGGGCCACCTCGGACGCTGCCCGGACCGAGGCACTGAACACCCTTGCCGGGCTCGGGCTCCCCGACGACCTCGTACGCCGCCGGCCCGCCCTGCTGTCCGGCGGCGAACTCCAACGCGCCGCGCTGGCACGAGCGCTGCTCGCCCGGCCGCGGGTGCTGATCTGTGACGAGATCACCTCCGGCCTCGACACCGTCACCCGACGCGCCGTCCTCGACCTGCTGGCCACCCTGCTGCGTGACCGCGGGGACCTGGCCCTGGTGCTGATCACCCATGACCTGGACACCGCGGCCCTGGCCGGCCGGATCGCGGTCCTGGAAGCCGGCGAACTGGTCGAGCACGGCACGGCACGTCAGGTGCTGACCACGCCCCGCCACCCGTTCACGGTGTCCCTGACGGAGACCGCGGCACGCCTCACGGCAAAGGCGCGACCGTGA
- a CDS encoding ABC transporter permease, whose amino-acid sequence MRSRFALGAAIVGVPLALALLGPLFTGDSGPRAASFTLGGGHWLGTDFVGRDVGREILLGGQSVVLVALAATALAYLVALPVGLISALTHRRWLEELLMRPLDVLLAVPSLLMILLVASVFTPGTAGLALLVALVNIPDAARIVRAAGAEAASRPAVEALRMQGETWWRTAVGYVGRTAARTLAADAGVRLTGVLYLVATAAFLGVGVAPDASDWAVMVDRNRTGLFVQPWAVVVPALLIVALTMGSNLLLDAVLEKRKRT is encoded by the coding sequence ATGAGATCCCGCTTCGCACTCGGCGCCGCGATCGTCGGCGTACCGCTCGCCCTCGCCCTGCTGGGCCCGCTCTTCACGGGCGACTCCGGGCCACGGGCCGCCTCCTTCACCCTCGGCGGCGGACACTGGCTCGGCACCGACTTCGTCGGCCGGGACGTAGGACGCGAAATCCTCCTCGGCGGACAGTCCGTGGTGCTCGTCGCACTCGCCGCGACGGCTCTCGCCTACCTGGTGGCGCTGCCGGTCGGACTCATCAGCGCGCTCACTCACCGGAGGTGGCTGGAGGAACTGCTGATGCGGCCCCTGGACGTGCTGCTCGCCGTACCGTCCCTGCTGATGATCCTGCTGGTGGCGTCCGTCTTCACCCCGGGCACGGCCGGGCTCGCGCTGCTGGTGGCGCTCGTCAACATTCCGGACGCTGCCCGCATCGTGCGGGCCGCCGGGGCCGAGGCGGCCTCGCGCCCGGCCGTCGAGGCACTGCGCATGCAGGGCGAGACGTGGTGGCGGACGGCCGTCGGATACGTCGGCAGGACGGCCGCCCGCACGCTCGCCGCGGACGCGGGCGTACGGCTGACGGGCGTGCTCTACCTGGTGGCCACGGCGGCGTTCCTCGGCGTCGGTGTCGCACCCGACGCCTCCGACTGGGCGGTGATGGTGGACCGCAACCGGACCGGGCTGTTCGTGCAGCCGTGGGCCGTGGTGGTGCCCGCCCTGCTGATCGTCGCCCTGACCATGGGGAGCAACCTGCTCCTGGACGCCGTACTGGAGAAGAGGAAGCGGACGTGA
- a CDS encoding ABC transporter permease has product MSGLRSWIARRLLLGVGQTAAVVLLVFALTEALPGDAAVALAGDQPDPARIAAIREAMELDRPAHERLADWAAGLSRGDFGTSLASGRPVSTYIADGFGPTVLLALLTVALLVPVGVGLGVLAARHEGRRVDRLVSSVTLGVYAVPEFAFGVLLITVFALRLGWLPPTAVGYGTDLLAHPAALVLPVLVLLSRPVCSLARLVRAGMIDALASPYVAQAHRYGIRGARVRYAHALPNAIAPAAQQLARTVDWLLCGVIVVEALYVIPGLGTVLMNAVAERDVPVVQGLAVVFGLATVVLNLGADLVARRFAPRAGVAA; this is encoded by the coding sequence GTGAGCGGACTTCGCTCCTGGATCGCCCGGCGGCTGCTGCTCGGCGTGGGACAGACGGCGGCGGTCGTGCTGCTCGTCTTCGCCCTCACCGAGGCGCTGCCGGGCGACGCCGCCGTGGCCCTCGCCGGCGACCAGCCCGACCCCGCACGGATCGCGGCCATCCGGGAGGCGATGGAGCTGGACCGGCCGGCCCACGAACGACTTGCGGACTGGGCGGCCGGGCTGTCGCGCGGCGATTTCGGGACCTCGCTCGCCTCCGGGCGGCCCGTCTCCACGTACATCGCGGACGGCTTCGGGCCGACCGTGCTCCTCGCCCTGCTCACGGTGGCCCTCCTGGTGCCGGTCGGGGTCGGCCTCGGAGTGCTGGCCGCCCGCCACGAAGGACGACGCGTGGACCGCCTCGTCAGCTCGGTCACCCTCGGGGTGTACGCGGTCCCGGAGTTCGCCTTCGGCGTGCTGCTGATCACGGTCTTCGCCCTGCGCCTGGGCTGGCTGCCGCCGACCGCCGTCGGCTACGGCACCGACCTGCTCGCCCACCCCGCCGCCCTGGTGCTGCCCGTTCTCGTCCTGCTGTCCAGGCCCGTCTGCTCCCTGGCCCGCCTGGTGCGGGCGGGCATGATCGACGCCCTGGCGTCCCCCTACGTCGCCCAGGCGCACCGCTACGGCATACGCGGCGCACGCGTCCGGTACGCGCACGCTCTCCCCAACGCGATCGCGCCCGCCGCACAGCAGCTCGCCCGCACGGTCGACTGGCTGCTGTGCGGGGTCATCGTCGTGGAGGCGTTGTACGTGATTCCCGGACTCGGCACCGTCCTGATGAACGCCGTGGCCGAACGCGACGTGCCCGTGGTGCAGGGTCTCGCGGTGGTCTTCGGCCTGGCCACCGTCGTCCTCAACCTCGGTGCCGACCTCGTCGCCCGCCGGTTCGCACCGCGGGCGGGGGTGGCGGCATGA
- a CDS encoding ABC transporter substrate-binding protein codes for MNDAPLNDPRFPGLRRRGFLAAAGGAAGLGALALTGCGGSGPSAGDSHKGDGKPRRGGRLRAAFAGGGASETLDPHLSNLFADVARAKALFDKLADYGPDLSAQPRLASAWESNAGLDRWKVTLREATFHDGKPVTAQDVLHSYRRITDPKKAFRAKASLEPIDLRASRALDARTVEFTLKRPTAEFPNVLAAFGAYIIPDGAQDFDRNPVGSGPFRFVSFAPGRSAVLKRNDAYWDGAPHLDELEFIVANEESARVNALLGGQIEYAHELNPTTARAHEGKGQIEIVRLRNSAMQSFAMKTDRPPFDDKRVREAFFLIADREELVDGALSGAGEIGNDLFGKGYAYYAEGLPQREQDLDRAKALLKEAGAEHLEVTLDTSPVAAGFTEAATIFRDQAAKAGVTITVKSGSKDSYWKDILDSGTLCSYRSGAMPIEAHISQRLLTGSTTNATKWQHKDFDALYQQAQSTRAEADRAAVYARMQRRLHAEGGFLVWGFADWILGTAPAVRGVETKAPANSLDWARFDKVWLA; via the coding sequence CGACTCCCACAAGGGAGACGGCAAGCCCCGCCGCGGCGGCCGTCTGCGCGCCGCTTTCGCCGGGGGCGGAGCCAGCGAGACCCTCGATCCGCACCTGAGCAACCTGTTCGCCGATGTCGCGCGCGCCAAGGCGCTGTTCGACAAGCTCGCCGACTACGGGCCCGACCTCTCCGCCCAGCCGCGGCTGGCCTCCGCGTGGGAGTCCAACGCGGGTCTGGACCGCTGGAAGGTGACCCTGCGCGAGGCCACCTTCCACGACGGCAAGCCGGTCACCGCCCAGGACGTCCTCCACAGCTACCGCCGCATCACCGACCCGAAGAAGGCGTTCCGCGCCAAGGCGTCGCTGGAGCCCATCGATCTGAGGGCGAGCCGGGCCCTCGACGCGCGGACCGTCGAGTTCACCCTCAAACGGCCGACCGCCGAATTCCCCAACGTGCTCGCCGCCTTCGGCGCGTACATCATCCCCGACGGCGCACAGGACTTCGACAGGAATCCGGTCGGCAGCGGGCCGTTCCGCTTCGTGTCCTTCGCACCCGGCAGGTCCGCCGTCCTCAAGCGCAACGACGCCTACTGGGACGGCGCCCCGCACCTCGACGAGCTGGAGTTCATCGTCGCCAACGAGGAGTCCGCACGCGTCAACGCCCTCCTCGGCGGCCAGATCGAGTACGCGCACGAGCTCAACCCCACCACCGCCCGCGCCCACGAGGGCAAGGGACAGATCGAGATCGTCCGGCTGCGCAACAGCGCCATGCAGTCGTTCGCGATGAAGACCGACCGACCGCCCTTCGACGACAAGCGGGTCCGGGAGGCGTTCTTCCTGATCGCCGACCGCGAGGAACTCGTCGACGGCGCCCTGTCCGGCGCGGGCGAGATCGGCAACGACCTCTTCGGCAAGGGCTACGCGTACTACGCCGAGGGCCTCCCGCAGCGGGAACAGGACCTCGACCGGGCCAAGGCGCTGCTCAAGGAGGCCGGCGCCGAGCATCTCGAGGTCACCCTCGACACCTCCCCGGTCGCGGCCGGGTTCACCGAGGCCGCGACCATCTTCCGCGACCAGGCGGCCAAGGCCGGAGTCACCATCACGGTCAAGTCCGGCAGCAAGGACAGCTACTGGAAGGACATCCTCGACTCCGGCACCCTCTGCTCCTACCGCTCCGGCGCCATGCCGATCGAGGCCCACATCTCCCAGCGCCTGCTGACCGGCTCCACCACCAACGCCACCAAGTGGCAGCACAAGGACTTCGACGCCCTCTACCAGCAGGCACAGTCCACCAGGGCCGAGGCCGACCGCGCTGCCGTCTACGCGCGGATGCAGCGCCGCCTGCACGCCGAAGGCGGCTTCCTGGTCTGGGGTTTCGCCGACTGGATCCTCGGCACCGCCCCGGCCGTCCGGGGCGTCGAGACGAAGGCGCCCGCCAACTCGCTCGACTGGGCGCGCTTCGACAAGGTCTGGCTGGCGTGA